From Solibaculum mannosilyticum:
AGCATCTTTTGGATGCCGCATCTGTTTCACAAGATTCCTGCAACTGAAATAGTACAAAATAAAAGGTATGATTGCCATTGTGACAATCATACCTTTTTGCTTTCTTCTGAGGACTGTAATCTCTCTTTATTTGCTTCTAAATACTTGGGCCACTCTCTCATATGCGCTACCATGATAACAGTGCTGATCAATTCCAGAATAACAAAAATCACAATGCATATGATGATAATCGTCATCTTTTCATCGTTGACCCCTCCGATTAGCTGGATCAGTACCACAAAAACTGGTACCCATGCTTCCACATAGCAGATCAGCCATGCCAGATGTTGCCGAGGCCGTAGTTCTTTCCATACTCTATTGTATTCTTTTCGCAATTCCTTTTCGGTCATTTTATCCCCTGTCTTTCCCGGCGATCTGTATATCCACCCTATTTTGCGGAATAATACCAAAATGGGATATCCGGATTATACCATTTTGGTATTATCTTGTCAAGAGGTGATAGGGCATTTTTAGACTCAAACAATTGCGGGAGAAAAAACACATATCTCAGGTTCGACTGGCTATCGAACTGGATATGAATCAAAACAGCATCAGCCGGTATGAGACCGAGGCGCGGGAGGCCGATTATAAAACGCTCATTGCTTTGGCCGATTATTTTAATGTCTCCATTGACTATCTCTTGGGCAGGACCGAAAATCCCAAAATGAATCATTGATCCTTTTCTATATTGAGGACGTTCAAAACCTTTTCCATGGATCATCCTGGCAACCGTCAAAGCCGCTTGAGGCTGCTAGACAAAAAAGAGAAAGAGCCGATAATCGCTACTATGCATTATTGGCTCTTTTTGTTATGCATCCAGTCTTTTAATAACAGACACTTTTAAAGGATAAAAAAATCGAGTACCCTTATGGGTACTCGAAGTAGGTTTACGCTATCAAAAAGATAACCTCTACAAACGCGGGAGGAAAAATTGCCAAAAGAAAAACCTGCAGTGCGCGACTTGCTCACCGCAGGTGTGGTGCGGATCCCCATAAGGGGCATAGAAAAACATTGGAATTAAGCAGCTTGCAGCCGATAAGCAATGTTGTATTTACATGAATAAGATAGTCCCAACTTTAGTTGCAAAAGGTGTCGAACTAAAGAAAAAGATATTCTTTTACACAGAATAGATCTTACCCCTGTGTAAGAATAGCAATCACTTCTTCGGTTTTCAGCACCTTACCATACGAAACAACCTTGCCATCCACTACAAGGGCAGGAGTTGTCATCACTCCATAAGCCGCAATCTGTGCAAAATCGGTGATATGGCCGATTGATGTGTCCATGCTGAGCTGCTCCAAAGCGGCCAGCGTATTAGCTTCCAGCTGTTTGCATTTTACGCAGCCGGAGCCAAGAACTTTTATCTTGGTTCCATCAGGCTTGCTTTCTCCTGTTGGTGCTTCCACTGTACCGTTATCCCCACAGCAACAGTTTTCTTTCTTTTTCTTTCCGAACAATTTCATCGTAACCCCTCCTAAATAAATAGATAGTGAAATACGTTAAACAGATATCCAACAAGGATCATCCCCACCGTACAGATGCCGATAAACAGAGCAAGCAACTTCGGCTTCACCGCTTTGCGCAGCATAATGAGAGATGGTAAGGACAGCGTTGTGACCGCCATCATAAAGCTGAGAATCGTCCCAAGCTGCGCGCCTTTTATGAGCAGGGCTTCGGCTACAGGAATCGTTCCAAAAATGTCTGCATACATTGGTACGCCGAGGATCGTTGCCAGAACGACCCCAAAAGGATTGCCGCTTCCCAAAACAGTTTCAATCCATTGTCCGGGAATCCAGTTGTGGATGACAGCGCCGATTCCTACACCCACAAGAATGTACGGAAACACTTTCTTAAAGGTAGATAACATCTGATCCTTGGCGTAAATAAGCCGTTCTTTCTGTGACAATGTGGGGGATTCAATGTCCACAGTACCGACACTTTTGATAAAGGATTCTACATATTTTTCCATATGCAGTTTTTCAATCAGCGTCCCTCCTACAACGGCGATCACGAGGCCGACTATCACATAGGCAACGGCGATTTTCCAACCGAAAACGCTGGAAAGAAGAAGCAGGCTACCGAGGTCTACCATTGGGGAGGAGATCAGAAACGAAAAGGTTACGCCGAGAGGGAGTCCCGCGCTGGTAAAGCCGATAAACAGAGGAATGGAAGAACAGGAACAAAAGGGTGTAACCGTCCCCAGCAGTGCGGCGATGACATTGGCCCCTATGCCATGGAACCGGCCTAAAATTTTCTTACTGCGCTCCGGCGGAAAATAGCTCTGAATATAGCTGATGAGGAAAATGAGAAAACAAAGCAGAACGGTAATTTTAATGACATCATAAAGAAAAAATTGCACGCTGCCGCCGATACGCCCGGTTACATCAACGCCCAAAGCAGACAGCGCCTTGCAGATCAATTCATTCAGCCATTTCATCCCAAGGAGTTGATCCTGGACAAAGTCCCATACTATTGACATTCACTGCCACCGCCTTTGCAACAGTTTAGTGTACCAATGAATGCCTTAAACGACGACAGCGTTCCGCAGTTCAAAGAATAGTGCGACCACTTGCCCTCCTTGCGGGTTTCTACCAAGCCGCACTCGCACAAGATCTTCATGTGGTGGGATAAGGTCGGCTGGGTAATTTCAAAGGCTTCCAATAGTTTGCAGCCACATTTTTCACCATCCGATAACATCTTCACAATTTTCAATCTATTTGCATCGCCAAGCGCCTTGCAGATCAAGGCCACATCCATTTCCTGCACTGCATTCACCTCACATAGATTGTTATCTATATGTTATCATATTCATAGATGGTTGTCAATGTATTTATGTGCAAGAGGGCTTAGACGAAGAAGAAAGCCACACGCATAAATTATACTTTGTTCTTTTTATCGTAGAACGCTTCTAAGAATTGACCATGTCTCTTACGAATATTAGCATAGCAGATATGCTATAAATAAGATAGCCAATTTTAGCATGAGCACAAAAGGAAAAGACTCTAACGCAAACTACACGTCGAGACTTTCAGCTGGGTTTGCAATACAAAAATGCCCTCTACAAATGTGAGCAGACACTTCTAAAATAAAAAACCTGTGATGAACAAATTGCTCACCACAGGTTTGGTACGAAGCCTCATAAGGGGCAAAAGGGATAAAAAAATCGAGTACCCATATGGGTACTCGAAGTGGTGCGAGTGACGGGACTTGAACCCGTACGTCAAAGACACACGCCCCTCAAACGTGCCTGTCTGCCTATTCCAGCACACTCGCATTTTTCCTATTGTATACTCTCATAACCAGAGCAACAGGTAGTATTATACATCAACTTCAGCGAATTGTCAACGACTTTTCTAAAAATTCCCGCTTATTATCCACAAAGTCAGGCGGGCGAAAATGTCTTTCATCCGCCTGACTATCCATCAAATTCACCTGGTTATTTTGCTTCCTCTGCCAGTTTTTCCAATTCTGGACGAGTCAAAGTATATACCTGGTCACAAAAGTGACAGCTGATTTCTGCTTTACCACTTTCATCAGCTAAAGATAAAAGTTCATCTTTTCTCAATGTAGACAAAGCTCTCTTTACTCGTTCTAAGCTGCAATTGCATTGATAATGGGTATCCCATTGATCCAATACTTCTACTTTCATACCATCCAGCACTTTGCGGCACATATCCTCCGGTGTCATCCCGCTGGACAACATCTGTGTCACCGACGGCAGCGCCTTTGCATTTCTCTCCAAAAGGTCGACAGCAGCACTGTCAGCAAAGGGAAGCAACTGTACCAGAAGTCCGCCGGCTACCTGCACCGTCAAGTCAGGATTCACCAGAACGCCCAGAGCACAAATGGTAGGAATCTGTTCACTAGTGGCATAATATCCCGTGATATCCTCTGCAATTTCCCCAGATACCAATGGGCATTGACCAACATAGGGTTCCCGGCCTCCGATGTCCCGCGCTACGGATAAAGTTCCGTCCACGCCTACCGCGCCGGCGACATCCAATTTTCCTTTGCTGTTGAGCGGGATTTCCACCACTGGATTCTGTGCATATCCCCGCACGTTGCCACAGCTGTCGGTTACGGCTAAAATGGTGCCCGCCGGTCCGCCTCCATTGATACGGATGGTCAGAGTATCCTCCTCCCCCTTGAGTGCAGCGCCCATCAGGGATGCCGCCGTCAACGTACGTCCCAGAGCGGCTGTTACTACTGCTGAGGTCTTATGGATCTGTTCAGCCCTCGCCACAATATTGGTAGAATCGATGGCCGAAGCTACAATAGAACCATCGCTTGTAATACAGCGAATGTAATTTTTCATTTCTGGTCACATCTTTCTTGTTACATAAACCAAACGTTGCGTATGCTCCTGAGGCGGGTCAAGCGTCAGGCCATCCAGCACTTCCAGTACCTCCAGACCCGCCTCTCCTAGCCACCGGCACAATGTTGGATGCTCATAAGCCCGCTCTTTAAAGCATTCGCCTGACCGGGTATAGGAAGCTCCATGCTTTGCAAAAAAGTCCATATCGATGGATACTTCCATTTTCTTCTCCTGGTAGGAGCACTGCCATACACAGTACACTTGAGGCAAATCATACACAAAAGCATGATTCCCCAAAATCTCCCGATGCTTATAGGGCGTATTGACGTCAAAAAGGAAAAAGCATCCCGGCTCCAAAAACAGCGAGACCCTCTCAAGCGTCCGGCGGACATCTTCTTCTCGAACCAGATGGTTCAGACTATCCAACGTGCACACTGCACCATCCACCGTCCCATAAAGATCAATGTTCTGCATGGACTGGTGAAGAAATAAAAGATCCTTTCCCGCATCTAAGGATTTCTGCCTGGCAATGGACAACATCGCCTCCGACCCATCGGCACAGATCATTTCCATATCCGGCCGCTTGTCCATAAGTTCCAGCGCCAGACTGCCCGTCCCGCACGCCAAATCCAACAAAAGCTTGGGATTTTGTCCGTGACGCTCAAACAGCCGAAGCAGATGTTCAGCCCACGCACTATAGTCGATATTACTGGTCAGGGCGTCATAAAAATCAGCAAACGCCTCATAACTCATTTGTCCTTAATCCTTTCAAATACCAAGCGATATCCATCACAACCATAGGCCAGGGATCGATTGACACGGCTGATAGTGGCGGTACTGGCACCAGTCTGGGCAACAATATCGCTGTACACATGCTTCTCACTGAGCATTTTAGCCACCACTAAGCGTTGCGACATAGCTTTGATCTCCGGAACGGTACAAAGATCCTCAAAAAAATCATAGCATTCATCCATTGACTCCAAAGCCAAAATTGCCTGAAACAACAAATCCACCGATGGATCCTTCACTTTAGAATTCATAGAAATGCCTCCTTTTATGCCTTGTATTTTACCACATTGAAGCATAAAAGTAAACCTTTTTCGCTACGTTGTTCTTCCCTGCATCCAAAACAAAAGGGACCGCTAAAAAGCAGTCCCTTCCGCAATCTTTTTGGAATCTGACTCCAATTATTCCTCAACCGGAGCCTCAGCAGCTTCTTCCTCAGCCTTTTCAGCAGCCACTTCGGGCTTGTCCTCAAAGTCGGCGGGATCCAGGATCCCTTCCTCAATCAGGACGCGAATGGAGAGGGAAATGCGCTTCTTCTCAAAGTCGATGTCAGTGATCTTGGCCTTGACGACCTGACCGACCGACAGGACATCCTGAGGTTTGCCAACACGGCGATCGGCAATCTGAGAAATGTGGATCAAACCGTCAATGCCGGGGATGATCTGGGCAAAAGCACCGAACTGGGTCATGCCCACAATCTTGACGTCGCATACAGTACCCACAGGATAATCTCTCTTGAGGATTTCCCACGGATTGTCTTCCGCTTTGCGGTAGCCCAAGGAGATGCGTCTCTTTTCAGGATCAATTTCTTTGATGGTAACATCCACCGTGTCGCCAACCTTGACAACCTCAGACGGATGCTTAATGCGGGACCAGGACAGCTCGGATACATGGATCATACCATCCACGCCGCCGATGTCCACAAATGCGCCGTAAGAAGTGAGGGATTTGACAGTGCCGGTGTAATGAGCGCCGACTTCCACGCTCTCCCAGAACTTGTCCTCCAGCTCCTTGCGCTGATCCTTCAGCACCGAGCGGATGGAACCCACAGCGCGTTTACGGTTGCGGTTGATTTCGATGATGCGGAACTGCACCTTTTTGCGGAGCAGGTCTTCCAGGGGCTCACCGCGGGACATGGTGGCCTGGGAAGCGGGGATGAACACCTTCACATTGTTGCACACAGCCAGCAGGCCGCCCTTGATGATCTCGGTGACGGTGCCTTCCATGATGGTGCCGTTTTCGCTGGCGTCGACGATCTCTTCCCATCCCTTAGCGGCATCCAGACGGCGCTTGGACAGCATGATGGTGCCTTCCTGATCGTTGGTGCGCATGATGAGCAGCTCGATTTCATCGCCGACCTTGACGATGTCCTCAGGCTTGGCATTGGGATCGCTGGTCAGCTCGCTGAGCGGCACATAACCGGCCTGCTTGCGGCCCACGTCCACCTGGATCTCGTTGGGAGCGATGCTCACAACGACACCCTTGACCTTTTCTCCTGTATTTAAATTTTTGAGGGATGCTTCCAGTGCTTCCTCAAACGTCATCTCGTCAAAGGATTTCTGGGGAGCCTCCTGTTCCACAGGTTCTTGTTTCTCCATTTCATTGTTTACGATTTCCGACATGGCCTGAAGTACCTCCTTTATGATGCTGGCGGGCGTGGATGCGCCTGCCGTAACGCCAATAGAACCTGCTCGCCTGACCTGCTTAACTGGAAGCTCACTTGCTTCCTCGATCAGCACGGTTTCGCAGTGGGCGGCGCAGACGCTGCGGAGTTTTTCGGTATTGGAGCTTTGGCGGCCGCCGACGATAATCATCAGGTCGGACTGTGCAGCCAATTGCTCTGCCTCCATTTGCCGAGTGCCCGTAGCATTACATATTGTATCAAAAATCACGGCGTTTGTATATACCTTTTTTGCGCCTTCCAGACACTTTTTCCATTCTTTCAACGAAAAAGTGGTTTGTGCGACAATAGAAATCCCTTTTTCTCCAAATTCTGGATGGGATTTTACCAGTTCTTCCAGTTGTCCGGCGTCGCGGAATACATATGATTTTCCTCTGCAATGCCCCCGTACACCCTGGACTTCCGGATGATTCTCATCCCCTGCAATGAGGATGACCTCCCCCATCCCCGACCGCTCTGCCACAATATGATGGATCTTTGCCACAAAAGGACAAGTGGCGTCAGCAAAATGCAAGCCCCGTTTTTCAATGGCCTCATAGACCGGTCTCCCCACCCCGTGGGAACGGATGACCACCATATACCCGTCCGGCACATCGTCAACGCTGCCCGCAATGCACACACCTCGTGCCTCCAAGTCCTTCACTACGTGGTCATTATGAATTATGGGACCCAGAGTACAGACCTTTTTTCCTTCGTCCAGCAGTCGATAAACCAGATCCACCGCCCGGGTGACGCCGAAACAGAATCCAGCCGATTTTGCCACTGTGATGCTCATACGCCCATCTCCAGCAGTTCATCCACCTTTTCCATCAGCTGACGGGTGGCGGCGCGCATCTCTGTACCGGTTCCGTTGACCATTCCCAAATCGGCCGGCATAATCGGTTTCCCAAACCGGACGCTCACCTTACAAAATGGACGCAGCTTTTCTCCAAAGCACACCGCCGCCGGCAGAATGGGGACGTTTTCTTTGGCGGCGATCATGACGGCTCCCGCCTTAAACTTTAAGAGCTTGCCGTCTTTGGACCGCGTCCCCTCGGGGAACATACCCAGAATTTCACCGTCTTTGAGTAACTGATAGGCGGTGTTCATGGTATCGGCCCCGGCGTGCTGACGGTTGACTGGAAAAGCACCGATGGCTTTGATCAATTTTCCAAATAGGCCGTGGAACAGTTCTTCCTTGGCCATATAGTGGATCACTCGTTTATTGCATCCGATGGCCAGGGCCACGGGATCAAAATAGGTGCGGTGGTTGCAGCACAACAGCAAGCCGCCCTCTTTTGGGATATTCTCAAATCCATAGAATTTCATGCGGAACAGGAAACGAAACAATGGTCTCGCCACCGGAACCGCCCACATATAAGCGCTCATGCCAGACGCTCCTTAATCAAATTGGTGAGGAGTTCCACCGACTGCTCAAACGTATTGCCGGTGGTATCCACAATCACAGCGTCCTCCGCCGGTTTCAGGGGAGCCACCGCGCGATGAGAATCGTTGTAGTCCCGCTGCTTCATGTCCTCCAGCACATCCTCGTACCGGACGTCCTGCCCTTTTGCTACCAATTCCTCATACCGGCGGCGGGCACGTTCTTCCGGCGACGCTGTGAGGAAAATCTTAACCTGGGCCCAGGGCAGTACCTTTGTCCCGATATCCCGGCCGTCCATAATCACGTCGTGGGTTTTCGCCATATTCTGCTGGAGCGAGAACAAAAACTCCCGCACCGGCGGCATAGCCGACACTTCCGACGCCGCCATGGATACCTCCGGCGTGCGGATACGGTCCGATACGTTTTCCCCGTTGAGAAGCACCTGCTGTTCTCCCTCCGCAAAGGCAAGCTCCACCTTGAGGCTTGGAAGAAGATTTACAACTGCCTCCGCATCCTTGGGATCCTTGCCACCGTGCAGGACGGCGTATCCGATGGTGCGGTACAAAGCGCCGGTATCCACATAAATATAGCCTAGCTTAGCCGCTACCTTGCGGGCAACTGAACTTTTTCCTGCTCCGGCAGGTCCGTCGATGGCAATGGCAATCATGGCAATAAAACCTCCCTGATGGCCTGTGCCGCGGCATAGGCCGTAGAAAATGCAATCTGCAAATTAAAGCCGCCGGTGTAAGCATCCAGATCCAGCACCTCGCCGGCAAAATACAGCCCCTTCACCAGTTTGGATTCCATGGTTTTAGGGCTTACCTCCTTGAGAGATACGCCGCCGGAGGTGACGATGGCCTCCTCAATGGGACGGAATCCTTGGACGGTTGCTGTCAAATGCTTGATGGTGCAGCAGAGGGACCGGCGCTCCTCCCGTGTGATCTGGTTGATCTTGCGATGCCCCGGCACGCAGCTTTTTTCTATGATAACAGGAATGATGCTGCGAGGCAAGAGATCCCCCAGGGAATTGTTCAAATCCCGGTTTTGATACTTTAGGAAATCCCGTTGGACACGGGCATCCAATTGTTCCATGCTGAGGGCCGGCTTCAAATCGACGGCCACCTCATACCGTCCCGCACTCATGGGGCGCATATGGGCGCTGGCACTGAGTACCATAGGGCCGGACATGCCGTAATGAGTAAAAAGCATCTCGCCGAAGTCGCTGTACACCTGTTTTTTCTGAACGGTGTCGGTGACGGCCAACGCCACATTTTTGAGGGACAATCCCTGCGCCCCAGCACACCAATCGTCCTTGGTGACCAGCGGCACCAAAGAGGGTGACAGAGCCGTCACGGTATGCCCCGCCTGTTTCGCCAAGGCGTAGCCATCCCCCGTGGAACCGGTGCGGGGATAAGACTTGCCGCCAGTGCACACCACCACGGCACGGCAGCTCCATGTACGGCCGTCCTCGGTCTGGACGCCGCCCAGCGTTCCGTCCTCCCACACGAGATTGTGTACACGTCCGGTCTCCACACAGCAGCCGCCTTGTTTGACAAACCGCTCCAAAGCCGAGACGATATCCCCTGCCTTATCCGACTGCGGGAACACCCTGGCTCCTCTCTCGGTTTTCAGCGGGACGCCCAACTCCTCAAAAAAGGCCATGACATCCTGAGGGCTAAACCGGGAAAAGGCGCTGAATAAAAACCGTCCTCCCGACGGCACCGATTCAATCAATCGCTCCATCTCGCAGTTGTTGGTGACGTTACAACGTCCCTTGCCTGTGATCAGCAGTTTTTTACCTAACCGCTCGTTGCGCTCCATCAGAAGGGTGGAAAGACCCTGCTGTGCACATAGTCCGGCCGTCATTAGCCCGGATGCGCCGCCTCCCACCACGATGACATCCACTCGATTTACCATGTTTCACTCTCCGGCTTTTCGTACACTTTGTATTCCTCCCACAAGCGTTCCAGCTCGGTGAAGGTATCGTTGACCTGGTCCTTCATCTGGATGCCCACCGCCGCAATCAAAGCATTGATCAGGCTCAGCGGCGCCACTAACGAATCGGCAAAGGATACCATATCGCTGCGGGCCAGCAGGACGCATCCAGCCTGCCGGGCCATGGGAGATGCCATACTGTCGGTGATAGCGATAACATTTGCGCCCCGGTCGTTGGCAAACCGGGCGGCTTTGACGGCGCGGCGGGAATATCGGGGAAAACTGATGCCGATGAGCACATCCTCAGAACCGATGCGCAGCATCTGCTCAAAAATGGCGGTTTCGCTGCTGGTAATCACATGGATGACATTGTCAAACACCAAGCTGAAATAATAGCGCAAAAATACCGCCAATGCCTCGCTGCTGCCCACGCCGAAGATATAAATACATCTGGCATGGGTGATGAGTTCCACCGCCCGGTTAAAGTCCTGCCGGGAAGTCTCCTCCAAGGTGGTCTTAATTTTCTCCACATCCTGCTCCAGCACACGGGCCAACACATCGTCCCCAATGCGGTTGTTGCTGACCTCCATCCGTTGCAAAATGGTCAATTTGGAGCGAATCATCTCCTGCATGGCCTTTTGAAGCTGCGGATATCCATCGTATCCCAGCTCTGTGGCAAAACGCACTACGGTGGATTCGCTGACCCCCACCATCTGCCCCAACTTTGCAGCCGTCATGAAGGCCGCTTTATCATATTCTTCAATAATATAATTGGCAATGGATTTTTGCCCTTTGGAAAAAGAGGGCATCTGTTGCTTGATTTTGTCCAACAAATGGAGGTTCATACTATCATCCCTTCCGTTTTATCTTACCGGAATCCCCCAAATAAATCAAGCTTCCCTCCTGATTTTTTGAAAGTTCCTCTTAAAATTCCTGCAAAAAAGCCCGGCTTGTTTCCAAATGTGGAAACAAGCCGGACTTTTTCATCGATTTTTGGCCGATCCACCTACCGACGCCTCGGTCACCGGTGTGGGATCCCCCTTGTGTTTGCGATGGCGGTACAGATAAAAATCCCGCACAATCTGGCGGATGACGGCCGCAAACGGCACCCCCAGCAGAATCCCCCACAGTCCAAAGATGCCACCTCCCAGCGTCAGGGCGCAGATGACCCAGAAAGGGCTCATGCCCAGCTGATTTCCCAAAATCCTGGGATTGATGATGTTGGCGTCGATCTGCTGGATGATGAGCAAGGTAATGGCGGTGGTCAACGCCACCACCCATCCGCCGGAAAGGAAGGTCAGGCCCACCACCAGAACACCGCTGATGATAGGGCCGAAATAAGGGATCAGGTTAAACATGCCGAAGAGGAATCCCATGGCCATGGGACTGGGCACACCGATGATGGCCAATGCGATGGACGATAGGATACTGACCAATAGGCTATCCAAAAACTGGCCGAAGAAGTAGTGGTACACGATGGCGTTGACCCGGCCGGAATAATCGCACATCAACTGGATTTTCTCCCGGGAGATAAAAAGCGCCATAAAATTGTGTAAAACCGACAGCAGCGACTTTCGTTCCAGCAGCATATACACCGAGATAATGGCGCCAAAGCAGATGTTCCCCACCGTCGATGTCACATCAATTACCCCTTGGGCGTAGGGCTGCAAGTCGCTTAAATCGATGTTCTGGATCAGATTGTCCGCCGACCATCCCTCCAGCAGGGCCGGGATGTTGATCATCTGGAAGATACCGCCCTGTTCATACAGCGACAGGGCAAAGTTTTTGAGTTCATTGAGGTAGTCGGGGGCCTTCTCCACAAACCGGATGACGCTCTGTACCAGCGCCGGGATGAGCACGATTAAGATGAGCGCCAAAAAGAGCAGGAATACAGCGTACACAACAAACACGCTGAAGGCCAGCGATCGGTTGGCCACAAACTCCCTTCTGGATCGGCTGAACCGCCGTTCCAACAGATAAACCGGTTTGTGAAGCAGATAGGCAAATACAAACCCCGCTACAAAAGGGGTCAACAGTTTAAAAAATACCCCGATCCAGCCAAACAGCATCCCTAAATTGTCAAACGCCTTATACACCGCCACAACGGCCACCGCTACCAAAAATAGTTTAAGCCACCAGGAATTCCTCCAGAATGTCTTGCGGTCTATCTTCATAAAGTCCTCCCCGCCGCACGCGGTTAACTGGAATGCGGCAATCCTTTTGCATCCGTGGTACAGTGCTTGCACCCATTATCCGTACAAAATAGCGACGAATAAATTGAGATAAGCAGCAAACGTCAACCAAATCCAATACAGAACCATCATGATTCCCGCTGGGCGGTCCAATTTCCAAAACCGGAAGGTAAGCACCCCTACCAGGATCCACAATACCATCAGGATCAAAAAGCTGAGCCAGAAGTTCTTCCAGAGGAAAAAGGAAATGGGCCAAAGGAAATTTACCACCAGCTGTATGTAGTAAAGCCGAAGGGCGCTCTGTTTCCCCTCCCCTTCCGACTGATGCACACGGTAGGCTGCAATTCCCATCAGGAGATACAAGACCGTCCATACCAGCGGGAATAACGCTGCCGGCGGTGCAAAAGGCGGTTTGATCAGACCATTATAAAAATCCGCACTGCCTTGGATCAGCCATCCGGCCACCGTCCCCACTGCGACGGGGATAAGCAGACTGATTAAAAATTTAGGCCAATCGATATTCCATTGCTTCTGATTTTGCAAAACAGATCCCTCCTATCTGCCCCTTCTGTTTATCGTATGGATTGGAATGGTATCCAATTTTCTACCGCCTTTTTCGTCCGAAAATGCCGTCCCAGAATCCCGGACGTTTTCCACAGCATTCCGGGGCGTGCCACCGCACCAGGATGGTATCCTCCCCGATGACCTCGATGTCGCACCATGGGATGATGATATCGTCCTCCCGGCCAAATAGGCCAAAACAC
This genomic window contains:
- a CDS encoding helix-turn-helix domain-containing protein, which codes for MREKKHISQVRLAIELDMNQNSISRYETEAREADYKTLIALADYFNVSIDYLLGRTENPKMNH
- a CDS encoding thioredoxin family protein, whose amino-acid sequence is MKLFGKKKKENCCCGDNGTVEAPTGESKPDGTKIKVLGSGCVKCKQLEANTLAALEQLSMDTSIGHITDFAQIAAYGVMTTPALVVDGKVVSYGKVLKTEEVIAILTQG
- a CDS encoding permease; translated protein: MSIVWDFVQDQLLGMKWLNELICKALSALGVDVTGRIGGSVQFFLYDVIKITVLLCFLIFLISYIQSYFPPERSKKILGRFHGIGANVIAALLGTVTPFCSCSSIPLFIGFTSAGLPLGVTFSFLISSPMVDLGSLLLLSSVFGWKIAVAYVIVGLVIAVVGGTLIEKLHMEKYVESFIKSVGTVDIESPTLSQKERLIYAKDQMLSTFKKVFPYILVGVGIGAVIHNWIPGQWIETVLGSGNPFGVVLATILGVPMYADIFGTIPVAEALLIKGAQLGTILSFMMAVTTLSLPSLIMLRKAVKPKLLALFIGICTVGMILVGYLFNVFHYLFI
- a CDS encoding ArsR/SmtB family transcription factor, with the protein product MDVALICKALGDANRLKIVKMLSDGEKCGCKLLEAFEITQPTLSHHMKILCECGLVETRKEGKWSHYSLNCGTLSSFKAFIGTLNCCKGGGSECQ
- the hslO gene encoding Hsp33 family molecular chaperone HslO, with amino-acid sequence MKNYIRCITSDGSIVASAIDSTNIVARAEQIHKTSAVVTAALGRTLTAASLMGAALKGEEDTLTIRINGGGPAGTILAVTDSCGNVRGYAQNPVVEIPLNSKGKLDVAGAVGVDGTLSVARDIGGREPYVGQCPLVSGEIAEDITGYYATSEQIPTICALGVLVNPDLTVQVAGGLLVQLLPFADSAAVDLLERNAKALPSVTQMLSSGMTPEDMCRKVLDGMKVEVLDQWDTHYQCNCSLERVKRALSTLRKDELLSLADESGKAEISCHFCDQVYTLTRPELEKLAEEAK
- a CDS encoding class I SAM-dependent DNA methyltransferase produces the protein MSYEAFADFYDALTSNIDYSAWAEHLLRLFERHGQNPKLLLDLACGTGSLALELMDKRPDMEMICADGSEAMLSIARQKSLDAGKDLLFLHQSMQNIDLYGTVDGAVCTLDSLNHLVREEDVRRTLERVSLFLEPGCFFLFDVNTPYKHREILGNHAFVYDLPQVYCVWQCSYQEKKMEVSIDMDFFAKHGASYTRSGECFKERAYEHPTLCRWLGEAGLEVLEVLDGLTLDPPQEHTQRLVYVTRKM
- a CDS encoding YerC/YecD family TrpR-related protein translates to MNSKVKDPSVDLLFQAILALESMDECYDFFEDLCTVPEIKAMSQRLVVAKMLSEKHVYSDIVAQTGASTATISRVNRSLAYGCDGYRLVFERIKDK
- a CDS encoding bifunctional 4-hydroxy-3-methylbut-2-enyl diphosphate reductase/30S ribosomal protein S1, which translates into the protein MSITVAKSAGFCFGVTRAVDLVYRLLDEGKKVCTLGPIIHNDHVVKDLEARGVCIAGSVDDVPDGYMVVIRSHGVGRPVYEAIEKRGLHFADATCPFVAKIHHIVAERSGMGEVILIAGDENHPEVQGVRGHCRGKSYVFRDAGQLEELVKSHPEFGEKGISIVAQTTFSLKEWKKCLEGAKKVYTNAVIFDTICNATGTRQMEAEQLAAQSDLMIIVGGRQSSNTEKLRSVCAAHCETVLIEEASELPVKQVRRAGSIGVTAGASTPASIIKEVLQAMSEIVNNEMEKQEPVEQEAPQKSFDEMTFEEALEASLKNLNTGEKVKGVVVSIAPNEIQVDVGRKQAGYVPLSELTSDPNAKPEDIVKVGDEIELLIMRTNDQEGTIMLSKRRLDAAKGWEEIVDASENGTIMEGTVTEIIKGGLLAVCNNVKVFIPASQATMSRGEPLEDLLRKKVQFRIIEINRNRKRAVGSIRSVLKDQRKELEDKFWESVEVGAHYTGTVKSLTSYGAFVDIGGVDGMIHVSELSWSRIKHPSEVVKVGDTVDVTIKEIDPEKRRISLGYRKAEDNPWEILKRDYPVGTVCDVKIVGMTQFGAFAQIIPGIDGLIHISQIADRRVGKPQDVLSVGQVVKAKITDIDFEKKRISLSIRVLIEEGILDPADFEDKPEVAAEKAEEEAAEAPVEE
- a CDS encoding lysophospholipid acyltransferase family protein — its product is MSAYMWAVPVARPLFRFLFRMKFYGFENIPKEGGLLLCCNHRTYFDPVALAIGCNKRVIHYMAKEELFHGLFGKLIKAIGAFPVNRQHAGADTMNTAYQLLKDGEILGMFPEGTRSKDGKLLKFKAGAVMIAAKENVPILPAAVCFGEKLRPFCKVSVRFGKPIMPADLGMVNGTGTEMRAATRQLMEKVDELLEMGV
- the cmk gene encoding (d)CMP kinase; translated protein: MIAIAIDGPAGAGKSSVARKVAAKLGYIYVDTGALYRTIGYAVLHGGKDPKDAEAVVNLLPSLKVELAFAEGEQQVLLNGENVSDRIRTPEVSMAASEVSAMPPVREFLFSLQQNMAKTHDVIMDGRDIGTKVLPWAQVKIFLTASPEERARRRYEELVAKGQDVRYEDVLEDMKQRDYNDSHRAVAPLKPAEDAVIVDTTGNTFEQSVELLTNLIKERLA